The Thermincola ferriacetica genome segment GAGTTGTCGGTAATAGGAGAGGAGGTATAAAATGAAGAGGAATGTTCTACTGTTATTGTTGGTAGTTGCGTTAGTTATTATACCTTTTGTTATAAATAAGGATGCGGAATTTGGCGGCGCTGACGGAAAAGCGGAGAAGGTTATTACTGAAATTCAACCCGATTACAAACCCTGGTTTTCCTCGGTATGGGAACCACCCAGCGGAGAAATTGAAAGCTTGCTCTTTGCTTTGCAGGCTGCGTTTGGCGCCGGATTTATAGGATATTATATAGGTTATGTGCGGGGTAAAAAAGCCGGGACGGAGAAGGTAAAATGTTAAATATTGATCAGTTGGCTTATTCTAACCGTTT includes the following:
- a CDS encoding energy-coupling factor ABC transporter substrate-binding protein, coding for MKRNVLLLLLVVALVIIPFVINKDAEFGGADGKAEKVITEIQPDYKPWFSSVWEPPSGEIESLLFALQAAFGAGFIGYYIGYVRGKKAGTEKVKC